From one Basilea psittacipulmonis DSM 24701 genomic stretch:
- the fdnG gene encoding formate dehydrogenase-N subunit alpha, which translates to MNINRRQFFKITAAGLSATGATVLGMAPGTAFSEVRQYKLTHSYETRNNCTYCSVGCGTLLYSLGDGAKNAKKKIYHIEGDPDHPVSRGSLCPKGASLVDFVNSDNRLHYPEVREPYSNEWKRISWEEAFDRIARHLKDDRDANLKVKNEQGVTVNRLETLSMLTASASSNETGILTQKFMRSLGIVATDAQARVCHGPTVSALASTFGRGAMTNTWTDIQNADFILVMGGNAAEAHPVGFKWAIESKKHKGTKLYVVDPRFNRTASVADFYAPIRAGSDIGFLGAIINWLIENDKIHWEYIRAYTNASFIVKDGYDFHDGLFSGHPEDGEKRTPFYDRDTWFYELDEQGYAKRDMTLQDPRCVFQLMKNHFSRYSLEMMTTLTGTPKEDFLKVAQAIGETCAPNKTMTILYALGWTQHTTGAQNIRTMAMIQLLLGNIGMAGGGVNALRGHSNIQGLSDLGLLSTSLPGYLSLPSEKEHPNLATYLAKQTPKALEAGQLNYWNNTPAFMVSCLKWFFGEHATKENDWGYDWLPKWDKMYDVLQMVELMHQGKMNGCLVQGFNAQGSFPDANYVTEAFSKLKYMVVMDPLKTETASFWENHEDINHHTDPSKIATEVFRLPTPCFAEEEGSIVNSSRWLQWHHPAAEPPVQALPDLDILGELMTRLKDLYRKEGGVSPEPILNCAWNYYDPRAPKPVEMAKENNGMALADITDANGKVIRKKGELLSSFSELRADGSTSCATWIFSGSWTEKGNQMDRRDNTNVGLGNTPNWAWAWPANRRILYNRASCDPSGKPWDPKRVLIEWDGTKWTGIDVADFKADASPESGMNPFIMNEEGVARLFSQRKMVDGPFPEHYEPMESPLGTNPLHPEQVQSPAVRLLEGVKSRFGDKSEFPYVGTTYRLTEHFQFWTKSVKLLMIAQPQQFVEISEELAKEKGIVKGDMVRVSSKRGAVEAVAVVTKRIKPLTVNGQTVHQVGIPLHGGWEKEKTAPKAYLINSLTPFVGDCNTQTPEYKAFLVNIEKV; encoded by the coding sequence ATGAATATTAATAGACGGCAATTTTTTAAAATCACCGCTGCAGGATTGAGTGCAACGGGTGCAACTGTTTTGGGCATGGCACCAGGAACAGCGTTTTCTGAGGTTAGACAATACAAACTAACTCACTCATACGAAACTAGAAATAACTGTACTTACTGTTCTGTGGGCTGTGGTACCTTGTTATACAGCTTAGGTGATGGGGCAAAAAATGCGAAAAAGAAAATCTATCACATTGAGGGAGACCCAGATCATCCTGTAAGTAGAGGATCTTTATGTCCAAAAGGGGCTTCATTAGTCGATTTTGTCAATAGCGATAATCGATTGCATTATCCAGAAGTAAGAGAACCTTATTCCAATGAATGGAAGCGAATCTCTTGGGAAGAGGCGTTTGATCGTATCGCTCGTCATTTAAAAGATGATCGTGATGCGAATCTAAAAGTAAAAAATGAGCAAGGTGTGACGGTTAATCGTTTGGAAACCTTGTCGATGTTAACGGCATCAGCTTCTTCAAATGAAACAGGGATTTTGACCCAAAAATTCATGCGTTCATTAGGGATCGTAGCAACAGATGCTCAAGCTCGCGTTTGTCACGGTCCAACGGTATCAGCACTTGCCTCTACCTTTGGTCGTGGTGCGATGACAAATACATGGACAGATATCCAGAATGCCGATTTTATTTTGGTGATGGGTGGTAATGCTGCCGAAGCTCATCCTGTGGGCTTTAAATGGGCGATTGAATCCAAAAAACACAAAGGCACAAAACTTTATGTCGTCGATCCACGCTTTAATCGAACCGCTTCAGTGGCCGATTTCTATGCACCAATTCGTGCAGGTTCAGATATTGGCTTTTTAGGAGCCATCATTAATTGGTTGATTGAAAACGATAAGATTCATTGGGAATATATCCGTGCGTACACGAATGCTTCCTTTATTGTCAAAGATGGTTATGACTTCCATGATGGCTTATTTTCGGGGCATCCAGAAGATGGCGAAAAACGCACGCCATTTTATGATCGTGACACTTGGTTCTATGAATTGGATGAACAGGGTTACGCTAAACGCGATATGACCTTACAAGACCCACGTTGCGTATTCCAGCTCATGAAAAATCATTTCTCTCGCTATAGTTTAGAGATGATGACGACGTTGACAGGAACGCCAAAAGAAGACTTTTTGAAAGTGGCACAAGCCATTGGTGAGACCTGTGCTCCGAATAAAACGATGACCATTTTATACGCATTGGGTTGGACACAACATACGACAGGTGCTCAGAATATCCGTACGATGGCCATGATTCAGCTATTGCTAGGAAACATTGGTATGGCTGGTGGCGGTGTGAATGCCTTGCGTGGTCACTCTAATATTCAAGGTTTATCGGATTTAGGCTTGTTATCGACCAGTTTGCCAGGATATTTAAGTTTACCTAGCGAAAAAGAACATCCGAATTTAGCGACTTATTTGGCCAAACAAACACCTAAAGCATTGGAAGCAGGACAGCTTAATTATTGGAATAATACACCTGCTTTCATGGTAAGTTGCTTGAAATGGTTCTTTGGTGAACATGCCACAAAAGAAAATGATTGGGGCTATGATTGGTTGCCTAAATGGGACAAAATGTACGATGTCCTACAAATGGTGGAACTGATGCACCAAGGCAAAATGAATGGTTGTTTGGTACAAGGCTTTAATGCACAAGGCTCATTCCCTGATGCTAACTATGTGACGGAAGCTTTCTCAAAATTAAAATACATGGTCGTGATGGATCCTTTGAAAACAGAAACAGCGTCTTTCTGGGAAAATCACGAAGATATTAATCACCATACGGATCCTAGCAAGATTGCGACAGAAGTATTCCGCTTACCAACGCCTTGTTTTGCGGAAGAAGAGGGATCGATCGTGAACTCATCACGCTGGTTACAATGGCACCATCCAGCGGCAGAACCACCTGTACAAGCTTTGCCTGATTTAGATATTTTAGGTGAGTTAATGACACGTCTAAAAGATTTATATCGCAAAGAAGGGGGTGTTAGTCCTGAACCTATCTTGAATTGTGCGTGGAACTATTATGATCCTCGTGCACCTAAGCCTGTAGAGATGGCAAAAGAAAATAACGGTATGGCTTTGGCTGATATTACCGATGCGAATGGTAAAGTAATTCGTAAGAAAGGCGAGTTATTGAGCAGTTTCTCAGAATTGCGTGCGGATGGTTCGACTAGCTGTGCGACTTGGATTTTCTCAGGTTCTTGGACGGAAAAAGGTAACCAAATGGACCGCCGCGATAATACAAACGTCGGTCTAGGTAATACGCCAAATTGGGCATGGGCATGGCCTGCTAACCGTCGTATTCTGTATAACCGTGCTTCATGTGATCCGAGTGGCAAACCATGGGATCCTAAACGCGTGTTAATCGAGTGGGATGGCACGAAATGGACTGGTATTGATGTGGCGGACTTTAAAGCCGATGCAAGTCCTGAATCTGGCATGAATCCGTTTATCATGAACGAAGAGGGCGTGGCACGATTATTTAGCCAAAGAAAAATGGTGGATGGTCCATTCCCTGAACATTATGAGCCAATGGAATCTCCTTTGGGTACGAATCCTTTGCATCCCGAACAGGTACAATCGCCAGCCGTTCGTTTGTTAGAGGGCGTAAAATCTCGCTTTGGCGATAAGAGCGAATTCCCTTATGTGGGCACGACATATCGTTTAACAGAGCACTTCCAGTTTTGGACAAAATCCGTCAAGCTTTTGATGATTGCTCAGCCTCAACAATTTGTGGAAATCAGTGAGGAATTGGCAAAAGAAAAAGGAATTGTCAAAGGAGATATGGTGCGTGTGTCATCCAAACGCGGTGCGGTAGAAGCCGTTGCAGTCGTAACGAAACGTATTAAACCGTTGACCGTTAATGGACAAACAGTTCATCAAGTCGGTATTCCTTTGCACGGGGGTTGGGAGAAAGAAAAAACAGCACCTAAGGCTTATTTGATTAATTCTTTAACGCCTTTTGTGGGTGACTGTAATACCCAAACGCCAGAATACAAGGCATTTTTAGTCAATATTGAGAAAGTATAA
- a CDS encoding cytochrome b/b6 domain-containing protein, with protein sequence MNKIRVWDLPTRLFHWSLVICVVGAFCCVKFASVTQGWIANLGVYWLSYHVFFGYCALTLILFRLIWGLVGGHYSRFTTFIKGPRYITRYLKGEYHPLGHNPLGALSVIALLGLFGLQAVSGLFVSDDIAYISSGPFAGTSYSKVLSSIHKSTEPLLILLVCVHVLAIIIYRLKNKNLVIPMITGDMLSDRHAAVSQDSTKTRLFALIIFIACIVLVYYISGIKLGGTTSSFDDFM encoded by the coding sequence ATGAATAAGATTCGTGTTTGGGACTTACCTACCCGCCTTTTTCACTGGTCGCTCGTCATTTGTGTGGTCGGTGCATTTTGCTGTGTAAAATTTGCCAGTGTTACCCAAGGCTGGATTGCAAACCTAGGTGTTTACTGGCTATCGTACCACGTCTTCTTTGGTTACTGTGCATTGACTTTAATTCTTTTTAGACTGATTTGGGGCTTGGTAGGCGGTCATTATTCTCGTTTTACAACCTTTATCAAAGGCCCGCGTTATATTACCCGCTACCTAAAAGGAGAATATCATCCTTTGGGACACAACCCTTTAGGTGCTTTATCCGTCATTGCTTTATTAGGTTTATTCGGCCTACAAGCCGTCAGTGGTTTGTTTGTCAGCGATGATATTGCTTATATCAGCAGCGGACCTTTTGCAGGAACAAGCTATAGCAAAGTTTTATCGAGCATTCACAAAAGTACCGAACCTCTTCTTATTTTGTTAGTCTGTGTGCATGTTTTGGCGATTATCATCTATCGTTTAAAAAATAAAAACCTCGTGATTCCTATGATTACAGGTGATATGCTAAGTGATCGTCATGCAGCCGTATCACAAGACAGTACCAAAACTCGATTATTTGCATTAATCATCTTCATCGCTTGTATCGTACTTGTTTACTACATCAGCGGAATTAAACTGGGTGGAACAACAAGCAGTTTTGATGATTTTATGTAA
- a CDS encoding LysR substrate-binding domain-containing protein — translation MTLTELKYIIAVAKERHFGKAADSCFVSQPTLSIAIKKLEDELGVVIFERGPEISVTDIGKKIIEQAHKIMSEVNDLKALAKQGQNPLVGSLKLAAIYTIAPYLLPYLIPIEQKMTPEMPLVLSEGYTADLLVALKSGELDCAILALPIEDKSLEIIPLYDEAFVAALPAHHPLAHQDVICMDELKNETLLMLGPGHCFRDQVLEYCPENNHYSKLAQDASHTLEGSSLETIRHMVATGLGYTILPLSATYKNKSKLLSYISLKPNKEGFLPKRTVALVCRQSFIRKEAVYALAKAIKKVEIEGLNFFPTT, via the coding sequence ATGACACTCACAGAACTCAAATACATTATTGCCGTGGCCAAAGAACGGCATTTTGGAAAGGCGGCGGATAGTTGTTTTGTTAGCCAACCCACTTTATCGATCGCGATTAAAAAATTAGAAGATGAATTAGGGGTCGTGATTTTTGAACGAGGCCCTGAAATAAGTGTTACCGATATTGGCAAAAAAATTATCGAACAAGCCCATAAGATCATGAGTGAGGTGAATGATCTGAAGGCCTTGGCAAAACAAGGTCAAAACCCATTGGTGGGGAGTTTAAAGTTGGCAGCGATCTATACAATTGCACCGTATTTACTGCCGTATCTCATTCCGATTGAACAAAAGATGACTCCTGAGATGCCTTTGGTCTTATCAGAGGGATATACCGCCGATCTATTGGTTGCTTTGAAATCAGGTGAATTAGACTGTGCTATTTTGGCTTTACCCATCGAAGACAAAAGTTTAGAAATTATTCCTTTGTACGATGAAGCGTTTGTGGCGGCCTTACCTGCTCATCATCCATTGGCCCATCAAGACGTTATCTGTATGGACGAATTGAAAAATGAAACGCTGTTGATGTTAGGGCCAGGGCATTGTTTCAGAGATCAGGTGTTGGAATATTGTCCAGAAAATAATCATTATTCTAAATTAGCGCAAGATGCCTCACATACCTTAGAGGGTTCATCTTTGGAAACGATACGCCATATGGTGGCAACAGGCTTGGGTTATACGATCTTACCGCTTTCGGCAACGTATAAAAATAAAAGTAAATTGCTAAGTTATATTTCGCTTAAACCGAATAAAGAGGGCTTTCTCCCTAAACGAACCGTTGCTTTAGTGTGTCGCCAAAGTTTTATTCGCAAAGAAGCCGTTTATGCTTTGGCCAAAGCGATTAAAAAAGTAGAAATCGAGGGACTGAATTTTTTTCCGACTACATAA